A stretch of Amycolatopsis balhimycina FH 1894 DNA encodes these proteins:
- a CDS encoding alkaline phosphatase D family protein, whose translation MTEPTHSRRSLLKAGLTGASAVAAGLVLPSTAFAAAPLVRGGRPVLTHGVQSGDVTPGSAIVWSRADRPSRLVVEIARDPSFRHARRVPGPLVGPDSGGTGSVRVAALQPGTEYHYRVTAEALDGRTTSEPLTGRFATAPVGRRDTRILWSGDVAGQNWGINPALGGMTIFSAMAARCPDLFLHSGDTVYSDGPLTESVTLPGGRTWHNVVTPEKSKVAETLDEFRGQHAYNRLDGNFKRFAAQVPVYAQWDDHEVLNNWYPGKILDNPAYTEKRVDVLAPRAYQAFHEWHPIDSRQAVDGRVYRSFRYGSRAEIFVLDMRTYRNANTADQTKPGYILGDAQARWLADALGRSTATWKIVQADMPLGLVVPDGTAIEAVANNLPGAPGGRETELAWVLREIQRRRVRNVVWLTADVHYTAAHHYSPDRAAFQDFDPFWEFVSGPLNAGAFGPNQLDPTFGPEAVFVHAPPAANTSPIDGFQHFGELNIDGATGDLTVDLRDATGASLWSKKLHPQGR comes from the coding sequence ATGACCGAACCGACCCATTCCCGCCGTTCCCTGCTCAAGGCCGGCCTCACCGGCGCGTCCGCTGTCGCCGCGGGCCTCGTCCTGCCGTCCACGGCCTTCGCCGCGGCCCCGCTCGTGCGCGGCGGCCGGCCCGTGCTCACCCACGGCGTCCAGTCCGGGGACGTCACGCCCGGCTCGGCGATCGTCTGGTCCCGGGCGGACCGGCCGTCGCGGCTGGTCGTCGAGATCGCGCGGGACCCGTCGTTCCGGCACGCCCGCCGGGTGCCCGGCCCGCTGGTGGGCCCGGACAGCGGCGGCACCGGCAGCGTGCGCGTCGCCGCCCTGCAGCCCGGCACCGAATACCACTACCGCGTCACCGCCGAAGCACTCGACGGCCGCACCACGAGCGAACCGCTGACCGGCCGGTTCGCCACCGCGCCGGTCGGCCGCCGCGACACCCGGATCCTGTGGTCGGGCGACGTCGCCGGCCAGAACTGGGGCATCAACCCCGCACTGGGCGGCATGACGATCTTCTCCGCGATGGCCGCCCGCTGCCCGGACCTGTTCCTGCACAGCGGGGACACCGTGTACTCCGACGGCCCCCTGACCGAAAGCGTCACCCTGCCCGGCGGCCGGACCTGGCACAACGTCGTCACGCCGGAGAAGTCGAAGGTCGCCGAGACCCTCGACGAGTTCCGCGGCCAGCACGCCTACAACCGGCTCGACGGGAACTTCAAGCGCTTCGCCGCGCAGGTCCCCGTCTACGCCCAATGGGATGACCACGAAGTCCTGAACAACTGGTACCCGGGCAAGATCCTCGACAACCCGGCCTACACCGAAAAGCGCGTCGATGTCCTCGCGCCGCGGGCGTACCAGGCGTTCCACGAGTGGCACCCGATCGACTCCCGCCAGGCCGTCGACGGCCGCGTCTACCGCAGCTTCCGCTACGGCTCGCGGGCCGAGATCTTCGTGCTGGACATGCGGACCTACCGCAACGCCAACACCGCGGACCAGACCAAGCCGGGGTACATCCTCGGCGACGCGCAGGCCCGCTGGCTGGCCGACGCGCTCGGCCGCAGCACCGCGACGTGGAAGATCGTCCAGGCCGACATGCCGCTGGGCCTGGTCGTCCCGGACGGCACCGCGATCGAAGCGGTGGCGAACAACCTGCCGGGCGCACCAGGTGGCCGCGAGACCGAGCTGGCCTGGGTGCTGCGGGAGATCCAGCGGCGCCGGGTGCGCAACGTCGTCTGGCTGACCGCGGACGTCCACTACACGGCGGCGCACCACTACTCACCCGACCGGGCGGCTTTCCAGGACTTCGACCCGTTCTGGGAGTTCGTGTCCGGGCCGCTGAACGCCGGCGCGTTCGGTCCCAACCAGCTCGACCCGACGTTCGGCCCCGAAGCGGTGTTCGTGCACGCCCCGCCGGCGGCGAACACGTCCCCGATCGACGGCTTCCAGCACTTCGGCGAGCTGAACATCGACGGCGCGACCGGCGACCTGACGGTGGACCTGCGCGACGCCACCGGTGCGTCGCTGTGGTCGAAGAAGCTGCACCCGCAGGGCCGCTGA
- a CDS encoding phosphodiester glycosidase family protein, which produces MKKSRIALPFVALFATAFVAPAHADPLAAPLGTPPVEAAPPASSAHEGPAAFAAADSDDGLVTGTATTEVAPGLNLTQFDRFDPAGWIRGDTLAVDLGSKVLKPAYLSPGTVSARTPLSQQIARAGAVAGVNGDFFDISATGAPIGVGIDRGQLQTAPAAGHNLTASITDAGKARLASVFLEASVTLPGGTVQATNFNSPVLDADAIGVYTPLWGASARRSSVAGASRVLEAELRDGVVTQVRTAPADGPIAAGTTVLLAREAGADALAALKPGDPVGVTYAPRTDAGKIAVAVGGNEVLLRDGVVQPVDDVAMHPRTAVGFSADGTKLWLATVDGRQSDSRGMTELELARHLKSLGADDAINLDGGGSSTLLARNEGEAAPSVRNSPSDGGERLVPNGIGFTTVPGSGKLTGFAPAPAVTADGADRVLSGLTRHLVADGHDETGAAVAADPRWSTSDLRRATVTHGVVTGHGAGGVDVVARSGRASWKTALSVLGEPVRLGTSTEQVALSAAGAGSTFEVYGYDADGYGTWLEPDDVKLDYDHSVARIEPSGDGFAVTALTSSGATTITATAAGLTTHLAASVGTVAQVASPLDGPAGWTATVFPAVVGAALSAAPGRDGGAGLALDYRLTGTTATRAAYVTPSSPLPVPAGTQKIGLWVNGDGKGAWLRAELRDAANVASIVDLSLSVGWTGWRYVTAAVPAGLPAGQRLARFYAVENVPDQQYEGRLVFDDLTFEVAPATAVPADPAPHDPALVTDGFLAGGLRVAVVSDAQFTADDPAGPLVAQARRALREAVAAKPDLVLINGDFVDRGTAPDFALARQVLADELDGKVPWYYLPGNHEAEAGNGLSNFQAVFGVTHRVVDVHGIRLVLLDSSRGSLRAGGFDQVRMLRSALDSAAADRSVRGVVVAMHHPVKDPGPTGNSQLGDRKEAALLTRWLTGFEQASGKPAAAVASHAGVFSLSRVDGVPYLVNGNSGKTPAAAPGDGGFVGWTLLRVDPADRAQPVRFETRPNVDALSLTGPSELAPGARADVRATVRQGIRDVPVAYPVSADWTGGWGTHIAGAWPPAPWDVASFDPASGVLTALKPGVARLSVTVNGVTRTLVVTVGG; this is translated from the coding sequence GTGAAGAAGTCACGCATCGCGCTGCCGTTCGTCGCCTTGTTCGCGACGGCGTTCGTCGCCCCCGCCCACGCCGACCCCCTGGCCGCGCCGCTCGGCACGCCACCGGTCGAGGCCGCGCCCCCCGCGTCGTCGGCCCACGAAGGCCCGGCCGCCTTCGCGGCCGCCGACTCCGACGACGGGCTCGTCACCGGCACTGCGACCACCGAAGTCGCGCCTGGGCTGAACCTCACCCAGTTCGACCGGTTCGACCCGGCCGGCTGGATCCGCGGCGACACCCTCGCCGTCGACCTGGGCAGCAAGGTGCTCAAGCCGGCGTATCTGAGCCCCGGCACGGTCTCCGCGCGCACGCCGCTCTCCCAGCAGATCGCCCGGGCGGGCGCGGTGGCCGGCGTCAACGGCGACTTCTTCGACATCAGCGCCACCGGCGCGCCGATCGGCGTCGGCATCGACCGCGGGCAGCTGCAGACCGCCCCCGCGGCCGGCCACAACCTCACCGCGTCGATCACCGACGCGGGCAAGGCCCGGCTGGCTTCGGTGTTCCTCGAAGCGAGCGTGACGCTGCCCGGCGGCACCGTGCAGGCGACCAACTTCAACAGTCCCGTCCTCGATGCGGACGCGATCGGCGTCTACACGCCGTTGTGGGGCGCCTCGGCTCGGCGGTCTTCGGTGGCCGGCGCGTCCCGCGTGCTCGAAGCGGAGCTGCGCGACGGCGTCGTCACGCAGGTCCGCACCGCGCCCGCGGACGGCCCGATCGCGGCGGGGACGACGGTGCTGCTGGCCCGCGAAGCCGGGGCGGACGCACTGGCCGCGCTCAAGCCGGGCGACCCGGTCGGCGTCACCTACGCGCCGCGCACGGACGCCGGGAAGATCGCGGTCGCGGTGGGCGGCAACGAAGTCCTGCTCCGCGACGGCGTCGTGCAGCCGGTCGACGACGTGGCCATGCACCCGCGCACGGCGGTCGGCTTCTCCGCCGACGGGACGAAACTGTGGCTGGCCACTGTGGACGGACGTCAGTCCGACAGCCGCGGGATGACCGAGCTGGAGCTGGCGCGCCACCTGAAGAGCCTCGGTGCCGACGACGCGATCAACCTCGACGGCGGCGGGTCGTCGACGCTCCTGGCGCGCAACGAGGGCGAAGCCGCGCCGAGCGTCCGGAACTCGCCGTCCGATGGCGGGGAACGCCTGGTGCCCAACGGAATCGGGTTCACGACCGTGCCCGGCAGCGGCAAGCTCACCGGCTTCGCGCCGGCGCCCGCGGTGACGGCGGACGGCGCGGACCGCGTGCTCTCCGGCCTGACCCGGCACCTGGTCGCCGACGGCCACGACGAGACGGGCGCCGCGGTCGCCGCCGACCCGCGCTGGAGCACGTCGGATCTCCGGCGGGCGACCGTGACGCACGGAGTCGTCACGGGCCACGGCGCGGGCGGTGTCGACGTCGTCGCGCGCTCGGGCCGGGCGTCCTGGAAGACGGCGCTTTCGGTGCTGGGCGAGCCGGTCCGGCTCGGCACGAGCACCGAGCAGGTCGCGTTGTCGGCCGCGGGCGCCGGGAGCACGTTCGAGGTCTACGGCTACGACGCCGACGGCTACGGCACCTGGCTCGAGCCCGACGACGTCAAGCTGGACTACGACCACTCGGTCGCGCGGATCGAGCCGTCGGGCGACGGGTTCGCGGTGACCGCGCTGACCTCCTCCGGCGCGACCACGATCACCGCGACGGCCGCGGGCTTGACCACGCACCTGGCCGCGTCCGTCGGCACCGTCGCGCAGGTGGCGTCTCCTTTGGACGGTCCGGCGGGCTGGACGGCGACGGTGTTCCCGGCGGTCGTCGGCGCGGCGCTGTCGGCGGCACCCGGGCGCGACGGCGGTGCCGGTCTGGCGCTGGACTACCGGCTGACCGGCACGACGGCCACGCGCGCCGCGTACGTGACGCCGTCTTCGCCGCTTCCGGTACCGGCCGGGACGCAGAAGATCGGGCTGTGGGTGAACGGCGACGGCAAGGGCGCGTGGCTGCGGGCCGAACTGCGCGACGCCGCGAACGTGGCGTCCATTGTGGACCTTTCGTTGAGCGTCGGCTGGACGGGCTGGCGGTACGTCACCGCCGCCGTGCCCGCGGGCCTGCCCGCCGGCCAGCGGCTGGCGCGGTTCTACGCCGTCGAAAACGTGCCGGACCAGCAGTACGAGGGCCGGCTGGTGTTCGACGACCTGACGTTCGAGGTGGCGCCGGCGACGGCCGTGCCCGCCGACCCGGCCCCGCACGACCCGGCGCTGGTCACGGACGGCTTCTTGGCCGGTGGTCTGCGCGTCGCGGTCGTCAGTGACGCGCAGTTCACCGCGGACGACCCGGCCGGGCCGCTGGTCGCCCAGGCCCGGCGGGCGCTGCGCGAAGCCGTCGCGGCGAAACCGGACCTGGTGCTGATCAACGGCGATTTCGTCGACCGCGGCACGGCACCCGACTTCGCGCTGGCCCGGCAGGTGCTCGCGGACGAGCTGGACGGCAAGGTGCCCTGGTACTACCTGCCGGGCAACCACGAGGCGGAGGCCGGCAACGGCCTCTCGAACTTCCAGGCCGTCTTCGGCGTCACGCATCGGGTCGTCGACGTCCACGGCATCCGGCTGGTGCTGCTGGACTCCTCACGCGGCTCGCTGCGGGCGGGCGGGTTCGACCAGGTCCGGATGCTGCGCTCGGCGCTCGACTCGGCGGCGGCCGATCGGTCCGTGCGCGGGGTCGTCGTCGCCATGCACCACCCGGTGAAGGATCCCGGCCCGACCGGGAACTCCCAGCTCGGCGACCGGAAGGAGGCCGCGTTGCTGACCCGCTGGCTGACCGGGTTCGAGCAGGCGTCCGGCAAGCCGGCCGCCGCCGTCGCCTCGCACGCGGGCGTGTTCTCGCTGTCCCGGGTCGACGGGGTGCCCTACCTGGTCAACGGCAACTCGGGCAAGACTCCCGCGGCCGCCCCGGGCGACGGCGGCTTCGTCGGCTGGACGCTGCTGCGCGTGGACCCGGCCGACCGCGCGCAGCCGGTGCGGTTCGAGACGCGGCCGAACGTCGACGCGCTGTCCCTGACCGGGCCGTCCGAGCTGGCGCCCGGTGCTCGCGCCGACGTCCGCGCGACGGTCCGGCAGGGGATTCGCGACGTGCCGGTGGCGTACCCGGTGAGCGCGGACTGGACGGGCGGCTGGGGCACGCACATCGCCGGCGCCTGGCCACCGGCCCCGTGGGACGTCGCGTCGTTCGACCCGGCGTCGGGAGTGCTGACGGCGCTGAAACCGGGCGTCGCCCGGCTGTCGGTGACGGTCAACGGGGTGACGCGGACGCTGGTCGTGACCGTCGGCGGCTGA
- a CDS encoding DUF4233 domain-containing protein, which produces MKGFRGVMSGTLIMEAITVALALPVVDKLGGGISTGTGWTVIAVAVVLLLTCGFVKRTWAVPLILALQAVLIALVFWLPAIAVLGAIFLAVWLWLLWLRRDVARRMAAGTLASQQPQP; this is translated from the coding sequence ATGAAGGGCTTCCGCGGCGTGATGTCGGGGACGCTGATCATGGAGGCGATCACGGTCGCCCTGGCGCTCCCGGTGGTCGACAAACTTGGCGGCGGGATCTCCACGGGCACCGGCTGGACGGTCATCGCCGTGGCCGTCGTGCTGCTGCTGACCTGCGGGTTCGTCAAGCGGACGTGGGCGGTGCCGCTCATCCTCGCGCTCCAGGCGGTGCTGATCGCGCTGGTGTTCTGGCTGCCTGCGATCGCCGTGCTCGGCGCGATCTTCCTGGCGGTCTGGCTGTGGCTGCTCTGGCTGCGCCGCGACGTCGCCCGCCGCATGGCGGCCGGAACGCTGGCGAGCCAGCAACCCCAGCCGTGA
- the ndk gene encoding nucleoside-diphosphate kinase: protein MTERTLILVKPDGVARGLVGEVLSRIERKGLKLAALELRTVPQALAEEHYAEHKERSFFGDLLEFITSGPLVAIAVEGPRAIAAFRQLAGGTDPVEKATPGTIRGDFALETQYNLVHGSDSPESAERELKLWFPDL, encoded by the coding sequence GTGACTGAACGCACGCTGATCCTCGTCAAGCCCGATGGCGTCGCGCGCGGCCTCGTCGGCGAGGTCCTCTCGCGGATCGAGCGCAAGGGCCTGAAGCTCGCCGCCCTCGAGCTGCGGACCGTTCCGCAGGCACTGGCCGAGGAGCACTACGCCGAGCACAAGGAGCGTTCGTTCTTCGGCGACCTGCTGGAGTTCATCACTTCGGGCCCGCTCGTCGCCATCGCCGTGGAGGGGCCGCGCGCGATCGCCGCGTTCCGCCAGCTCGCCGGCGGTACCGACCCGGTCGAGAAGGCCACCCCGGGCACCATCCGCGGCGACTTCGCGCTGGAGACCCAGTACAACCTGGTGCACGGTTCGGACTCACCGGAGTCGGCCGAGCGCGAGCTGAAGCTCTGGTTCCCCGACCTGTGA
- a CDS encoding penicillin acylase family protein, with product MTHFRKGLAVAAAVLSLTTLGTGVASAGEDGAKAVVRYTEHGIPHIVAKDFGGLGYGYGYAAATDNVCELAKIYVTVSAQRSRYFGPDGEGYPSLSEAKNNLHSDLFFQQINDSGVADRLVAQPAPQGPRPEVRQIVSGYVKGFNAFLARTGRSGITDPACRGADWVRPITEQDFYRHFYSIAVTGGLGFVTEGLFATPPSGTAAASPGTAAQLSASLRDGLGKGGLGSNGIAIGSDGTAAGKGSVLLGNPHYPWHDGRRFWQSQLTIPGRVDVAGASLLGMPFVMIGHTADAAWTHTVSTPVTFGLFEVPLTPGDPTTYLVDGKAEKMTSRDVTVQVRQADGSLKPVRQTFWATRYGPVLNDVGGFPVPWTAKSAYALRDANATNLRGLNTWIELDQARSTADIVGTLSRTQGVPWVNTIATDRAGNALYADIQVVPHVTDELAARCSTPLGQQTFPGDALAILDGAKSSCQWGSDPGAVEPGIFAPSRLPQQQRRDYELNTNDSAWLANAKAPITGYPHIVGDQATERNPRTREALLTAERGGFTTDSMKQMLFADHSLFADLAAADLAKLCASFPDGLAPSSAGPVPVGPGCAALANWDHTYSLDSRGSLLFQRFAIRLGGVSRFTVPFDPKAPLTTPNTLNVGDAGLQKAFGDALAELRAAGLSPDAPLRDGQSVTRNGERIPIHGAQGFLGVLNVMTPQWDPAHGNTEVAHGSSYLQVVGFSGRACPDSSTLLTYSQSANPKSPYFSDQTKLYSGGEWVKERFCEADILRSPALRTVVLH from the coding sequence ATGACGCACTTCAGGAAAGGCTTGGCCGTTGCCGCGGCGGTGCTGTCGTTGACCACGCTCGGCACCGGGGTGGCTTCGGCGGGCGAAGACGGCGCGAAAGCCGTTGTCCGCTACACCGAACACGGCATCCCGCACATCGTCGCCAAGGACTTCGGCGGCCTCGGCTACGGGTACGGCTACGCGGCGGCGACCGACAACGTCTGCGAACTCGCGAAGATCTACGTCACGGTGAGCGCGCAGCGGTCGCGGTACTTCGGCCCGGACGGCGAGGGCTACCCGTCGTTGTCCGAGGCGAAGAACAACCTGCACAGCGACCTGTTCTTCCAGCAGATCAACGACTCCGGCGTGGCCGACCGGCTGGTCGCGCAACCGGCGCCGCAGGGGCCGCGGCCCGAGGTCCGGCAGATCGTTTCGGGCTACGTGAAGGGGTTCAACGCCTTCCTGGCCCGCACCGGCCGGTCCGGGATCACCGATCCGGCCTGCCGCGGCGCGGACTGGGTCCGGCCGATCACCGAACAGGACTTCTACCGGCACTTCTACTCCATCGCCGTCACCGGTGGCCTGGGCTTCGTCACCGAAGGACTGTTCGCGACGCCCCCGTCCGGCACGGCGGCCGCGAGCCCGGGGACGGCCGCTCAGCTGTCCGCGAGCCTGCGCGACGGGCTCGGCAAAGGCGGCCTCGGCAGCAACGGCATCGCCATCGGCAGCGACGGGACCGCGGCGGGCAAGGGCAGTGTGCTGCTCGGCAACCCGCACTACCCGTGGCACGACGGACGGCGGTTCTGGCAGAGCCAGCTGACCATTCCCGGCCGGGTCGACGTGGCCGGGGCGAGCCTGCTCGGCATGCCGTTCGTGATGATCGGGCACACCGCGGACGCGGCCTGGACGCACACGGTGTCCACACCGGTCACGTTCGGCCTGTTCGAGGTCCCGCTGACGCCCGGCGACCCGACGACGTACCTCGTCGACGGCAAGGCCGAGAAGATGACCTCCCGCGACGTGACGGTCCAGGTACGCCAAGCCGACGGCTCGCTGAAGCCGGTCCGCCAGACCTTCTGGGCGACGCGGTACGGGCCGGTGCTGAACGACGTCGGCGGCTTCCCGGTGCCGTGGACGGCGAAGTCGGCGTACGCGCTGCGCGACGCCAACGCGACCAACCTGCGCGGGCTGAACACGTGGATCGAGCTCGACCAGGCCCGCAGCACGGCCGACATCGTCGGCACGCTCAGCCGTACGCAGGGCGTGCCGTGGGTCAACACCATCGCGACCGACCGGGCGGGCAACGCGCTCTACGCCGACATCCAGGTCGTCCCGCACGTCACCGACGAGCTGGCGGCGAGGTGCAGCACTCCCTTGGGCCAGCAGACGTTCCCCGGCGACGCACTGGCCATTTTGGACGGTGCGAAGTCGTCCTGCCAATGGGGTTCCGACCCGGGCGCGGTCGAGCCGGGGATCTTCGCGCCGTCGAGGCTGCCGCAGCAGCAGCGCCGTGACTACGAGCTGAACACGAACGACAGCGCCTGGCTGGCGAACGCGAAGGCGCCGATCACGGGGTATCCGCACATCGTCGGCGACCAGGCCACCGAGCGCAATCCGCGGACCCGGGAAGCGCTGCTCACCGCCGAGCGGGGCGGGTTCACCACGGACTCGATGAAGCAGATGCTCTTCGCCGACCACAGCCTGTTCGCCGACCTGGCGGCGGCGGATCTGGCGAAGCTGTGCGCGTCGTTCCCGGACGGGCTGGCACCGTCGTCGGCCGGCCCGGTGCCAGTCGGTCCGGGGTGCGCCGCGCTGGCGAACTGGGACCACACGTATTCCCTCGACAGCCGCGGTTCGCTGCTGTTCCAACGGTTCGCCATCCGGCTCGGCGGGGTTTCCCGGTTCACCGTGCCGTTCGACCCGAAGGCGCCGCTCACCACGCCGAACACGCTCAACGTCGGCGACGCGGGCCTCCAGAAGGCGTTCGGCGACGCTTTGGCGGAGCTGCGCGCGGCGGGACTCTCGCCCGACGCACCGCTGCGCGACGGCCAGTCCGTCACCCGCAACGGCGAGCGCATCCCCATCCACGGTGCCCAGGGCTTCCTCGGCGTGCTGAACGTGATGACGCCGCAGTGGGACCCGGCGCACGGGAACACCGAGGTCGCGCACGGCTCCAGCTACCTCCAGGTGGTCGGGTTCAGCGGGCGCGCGTGCCCGGACTCGTCGACGTTGCTGACGTATTCGCAGTCGGCCAACCCGAAGTCGCCGTACTTCAGCGACCAGACGAAGCTCTACAGCGGCGGTGAGTGGGTGAAGGAACGCTTCTGCGAGGCCGACATCCTGCGCTCACCCGCGCTGCGGACCGTCGTGCTGCACTGA
- a CDS encoding maleylpyruvate isomerase family mycothiol-dependent enzyme produces the protein MTTMPFPARDYLPVLRELTGAFAGQLRAADPAAAVPDCAGWTVTDLGTHLGNVHRWAATVVRTGDAQPQNFGADVGADLASWYAESARLLLDALDAADPEDPCWHFGGTPKTKSFWFRRQVHETAVHLADSGSDHVLDPAVAADGVDEVLGVLMPRVARWHPVPELPHPVSLRATDTGDVWTVHPGEPPALGPAADGAATVEAPARALLLRLWKRTGPSPHTAGAAAAAFLATPLTP, from the coding sequence ATGACGACGATGCCGTTCCCGGCCCGCGACTACCTTCCCGTGCTGCGGGAGCTGACGGGTGCGTTCGCCGGGCAGCTGCGCGCGGCCGACCCGGCCGCGGCGGTGCCCGACTGCGCCGGCTGGACCGTCACCGATCTCGGGACGCACCTCGGCAACGTGCACCGCTGGGCCGCCACGGTCGTCCGGACCGGGGACGCGCAGCCACAGAACTTCGGCGCCGACGTCGGCGCCGACCTGGCGTCGTGGTACGCCGAAAGCGCGCGGCTGCTGCTCGACGCGCTCGACGCCGCGGACCCGGAAGACCCGTGCTGGCACTTCGGCGGCACTCCGAAGACGAAGTCCTTCTGGTTCCGCCGCCAGGTCCACGAAACCGCCGTCCACCTCGCCGACTCGGGCAGCGACCACGTGCTCGACCCGGCCGTGGCCGCGGACGGCGTCGACGAGGTGCTCGGTGTCCTCATGCCGCGGGTGGCCCGGTGGCACCCCGTACCCGAGCTCCCGCATCCGGTTTCCTTGCGGGCCACCGACACCGGCGACGTCTGGACCGTCCACCCCGGCGAGCCGCCCGCGCTCGGTCCGGCCGCGGACGGCGCCGCGACGGTCGAGGCGCCCGCCCGGGCACTGCTGCTGCGGCTGTGGAAGCGCACCGGGCCTTCCCCCCACACCGCCGGCGCCGCCGCCGCCGCGTTCCTCGCCACGCCCCTGACGCCCTGA
- the folC gene encoding bifunctional tetrahydrofolate synthase/dihydrofolate synthase: MPQDETGRRPDLSDLDSFAGVDELESSGYEESDDHDPELDARDTAFEAGGGARGGIGGVGQLGDNLATGPVPDLAVPEETELHELDDQGAPEVYGSPDGPEARRELMAVEAELNQRWPETKIEPSLTRISALTQLLGEPNRGYPVLHVAGTNGKGSTARMIDALLTRMGLRVGRYTSPHLQLVTERIALDGRPISAARYAELWQDIAPYVSMVDGAAADGVAMSKFEILTGMAFAAFADAPVEAAVLEAGLGGAWDATNVADADVAVITPIGLDHVEYLGPDILGAAREKAGIIKPGSVAVIGEQDPEVLKVLLERTVEVDAAVARAGSEFGVLEKEIAVGGQLLKLQGLGGVYDEIFLPLHGAHQAANAALALAAVEAFFGAGKDRQLVVEAVREAFAEVETPGRLERVRSAPTVLLDAAHNPHGARALATTVAEEFAFRRLVAVVGVMAEKDAHGILEALEPVVSDIVVTRNSSPRSMPLEELNQLAISVFGEDRVVAETDLETAIETAIALVETSDDPEEPLAGGGVLVTGSVVTVGEARTLFGKEPA, translated from the coding sequence GTGCCGCAGGATGAGACAGGTCGCAGGCCGGACCTGTCGGATCTGGACAGCTTCGCGGGCGTCGACGAGCTGGAGTCGTCGGGCTACGAGGAGTCCGACGACCACGACCCGGAACTGGACGCCCGCGACACCGCGTTCGAGGCGGGCGGCGGCGCGCGCGGCGGGATCGGCGGCGTCGGCCAGCTGGGCGACAACCTCGCCACCGGCCCGGTGCCCGACCTGGCCGTGCCCGAGGAGACCGAGCTGCACGAGCTCGACGACCAGGGCGCACCCGAGGTCTACGGCAGCCCGGACGGCCCCGAGGCGCGGCGCGAGCTGATGGCCGTCGAGGCCGAGCTGAACCAGCGCTGGCCGGAGACGAAGATCGAGCCGTCGCTCACCCGCATCTCCGCGCTGACGCAGCTGCTGGGCGAGCCGAACCGCGGCTACCCGGTGCTGCACGTCGCCGGCACGAACGGCAAGGGCTCGACGGCCCGGATGATCGACGCGCTGCTGACCCGGATGGGCCTGCGCGTCGGCCGCTACACCAGCCCGCACCTGCAGCTGGTCACCGAGCGGATCGCACTCGACGGACGGCCGATCTCCGCCGCGCGCTACGCCGAACTGTGGCAGGACATCGCGCCGTACGTGTCCATGGTGGACGGTGCGGCCGCGGACGGCGTCGCGATGAGCAAGTTCGAAATCCTCACCGGCATGGCGTTCGCCGCGTTCGCCGACGCGCCGGTGGAAGCCGCCGTGCTCGAAGCGGGACTCGGCGGCGCCTGGGACGCCACGAACGTCGCGGACGCCGACGTCGCCGTCATCACCCCGATCGGCCTCGATCACGTCGAGTACCTCGGCCCGGACATCCTCGGCGCGGCGCGCGAAAAGGCGGGCATCATCAAGCCCGGCTCGGTCGCGGTCATCGGCGAGCAGGACCCCGAGGTGCTGAAGGTGCTGCTGGAGCGCACCGTCGAGGTCGACGCCGCGGTCGCGCGCGCCGGCAGCGAGTTCGGTGTGCTCGAGAAGGAGATCGCCGTCGGCGGGCAGCTGCTGAAGCTGCAGGGCCTCGGCGGCGTGTACGACGAGATCTTCCTGCCGCTGCACGGCGCCCACCAGGCCGCGAACGCCGCGCTCGCGCTGGCCGCGGTCGAGGCGTTCTTCGGCGCGGGCAAGGACAGGCAGCTGGTCGTCGAGGCCGTGCGCGAGGCGTTCGCCGAAGTCGAGACGCCAGGACGGCTGGAGCGCGTCCGCTCGGCGCCCACCGTGCTGCTCGACGCGGCGCACAACCCGCACGGCGCCCGCGCGCTCGCGACGACCGTGGCCGAGGAGTTCGCCTTCCGCCGCCTGGTCGCGGTGGTCGGCGTGATGGCCGAGAAGGACGCCCACGGCATCCTCGAGGCGCTGGAGCCGGTCGTCTCCGACATCGTCGTGACGCGGAACTCCTCGCCCCGCTCGATGCCGCTGGAAGAGCTGAACCAGCTGGCGATCTCGGTGTTCGGCGAGGACCGCGTGGTCGCCGAGACGGACCTGGAGACGGCGATCGAGACCGCGATCGCGCTGGTGGAGACCAGCGACGACCCCGAAGAACCCCTGGCGGGCGGTGGCGTGCTGGTCACCGGGTCGGTGGTCACCGTGGGCGAGGCGCGCACGCTGTTCGGGAAGGAGCCGGCGTGA